One stretch of Ananas comosus cultivar F153 linkage group 6, ASM154086v1, whole genome shotgun sequence DNA includes these proteins:
- the LOC109711695 gene encoding protease Do-like 9 encodes MDPSKRKRGRKPKPPVAETMDLQKPGSGAAPSPSALDDGEAASELSSPRPLKGRGRPRKTRRQGRSAAAVGGGDDDVGDKGPSSPHRRGSQVVAANGEVLPIVGVEPPPPPRWDQVVKVMPSMDAVVKVFCVHTEPNFSLPWQRKRQYSSSSSGFIISGRRVLTNAHSVEHYTQVKLKKRGSDTKYVATVLAIGTECDIAMLTVSDDEFWEGVPPVEFGSLPALQDAVTVVGYPIGGDTISVTSGVVSRIEILSYVHGSTELLGLQIDAAINSGNSGGPAFNDKGKCVGIAFQSLKHEDAENIGYVIPTPVIMHFIQDYEKSGEYTGFPILGVEWQKMENPDLRKAMGMKSDQKGVRVRRVEPTAPESQCLQPSDIILSFDGVHIANDGTVPFRHGERIGFSYLVSQKYTGEKAVVKVLRNSKVHQFNIKLATHKRLIPAHIKGKPPSYYIIAGFVFTTVSVPYLRSEYGKDYEYDAPVKLLDKHLHAMSQSPDEQLVVVSQVLVADINIGYEDIVNTQVLAFNGQPVKNLKSLAAMVENCQEEFLQFDLEYQQIVVLETKTAKAATQDILTTHCIPSAMSEDLMT; translated from the exons atgGATCCATCGAAGAGGAAGCGCGGCCGCAAGCCGAAGCCCCCCGTGGCGGAGACCATGGACCTCCAGAAGCCTGGCTCCGGCGCCGCGCCGTCGCCCTCCGCCCTCGACGACGGCGAGGCCGCCTCCGAGCTCTCCTCGCCGCGGCCCCTCAAGGGGCGCGGCCGGCCCCGGAAGACGCGGCGCCAGGGCCGCTCCGCAGCcgccgtcggcggcggcgacgacgacgtgGGCGACAAGGGTCCCTCGTCCCCCCACCGTAGGGGCTCGCAGGTCGTCGCCGCCAACGGGGAGGTCCTGCCGATCGTCGGCGTGgagccaccgccgccgccaagGTGGGACCAGGTGGTGAAGGTGATGCCCTCCATGGACGCCGTCGTCAAGGTGTTCTGCGTGCACACCGAGCCTAATTTCTCGCTGCCGTGGCAGCGGAAGCGGCAGTATAGCTCAAGTAGCAGCGGCTTCATTATCTCGGGGCGGCGGGTGCTGACGAATGCCCATTCGGTGGAGCACTACACGCAGGTTAAGCTGAAGAAGCGTGGGTCTGATACCAAGTATGTGGCGACCGTGTTAGCCATTGGGACAGAGTGCGATATTG CAATGTTGACCGTCAGTGATGATGAATTCTGGGAAGGCGTTCCTCCAGTGGAGTTTGGATCATTGCCTGCCCTCCAGGATGCTGTTACTGTTGTTGGCTATCCTATTGGAGGAGACACAATCTCTGTAACAAGTGGTGTTGTTTCAAGAATAGAGATACTATCTTATGTCCATGGCTCCACAGAACTTTTAGGCTTGCAG ATTGATGCAGCTATAAATTCAGGAAATTCAGGCGGTCCTGCTTTTAATGACAAAGGCAAATGTGTTGGCATAGCATTTCAGTCTCTTAAACATGAAGATGCAGAGAATATTGGCTATGTCATACCTACTCCTGTTATCATGCACTTCATTCAAGACTATGAGAAGTCAGGAGAATATACAG GGTTCCCTATACTTGGCGTCGAATGGCAGAAAATGGAAAATCCTGATCTCCGCAAAGCCATGGGAATGAAGTCAGACCAGAAGGGTGTGCGTGTGAGGAGAGTAGAGCCTACTGCACCAGAGTCGCAGTGTTTGCAGCCATCTGATATTATTCTGAGCTTTGATGGTGTTCATATTGCTAACGATGGAACAG TTCCTTTCAGACATGGTGAGCGCATTGGGTTTAGTTATCTTGTTTCTCAGAAGTATACTGGCGAGAAGGCTGTGGTTAAAGTTTTACGTAATTCAAAAGTTCATCAATTCAACATAAAGCTTGCGACTCACAAAAGGCTTATTCCTGCTCACATTAAGGGGAAGCCTCcatcatattatattattgctGGCTTCGTCTTTACAACCGTCTCTGTTCCTTATCTTCGTTCAGAG TATGGCAAGGATTACGAGTACGATGCACCTGTCAAGTTGTTGGACAAGCATCTGCATGCAATGTCACAATCACCTGATGAACAGCTGGTGGTGGTTTCCCAg GTTCTTGTAGCAGATATTAATATTGGTTATGAAGATATTGTCAACACTCAGGTACTTGCTTTCAATGGTCAACCAGTTAAAAATCTGAAAAGCTTGGCGGCCATGGTAGAGAATTGCCAGGAGGAGTTTTTGCAGTTTGATTTGGAATACCAACAG ATTGTAGTACTCGAGACAAAGACTGCGAAGGCTGCAACGCAGGACATTCTTACGACACACTGCATACCTTCGGCAATGTCTGAGGATTTAATGACATGA